One stretch of Malus domestica chromosome 14, GDT2T_hap1 DNA includes these proteins:
- the LOC114820995 gene encoding uncharacterized protein, with protein sequence MAKIYLFLCFLLLPLVFDRSEANENVGIYELKKGDFSVKLTNYGATVLSVILPDKNGKLDDIVLGFESLNEYANDSVYFGAIVGRVANRIGGAQFELNGVQYKLVANDGNNTLHGGLKGFSDVVWTVKSHKEDSHITFTYDSLDGEQGFPGDLSVSVTYMIIDTNKLAIRMEAKAHNKATPVNLAHHTYWNLRGQNSGDILSHTIQLLGSKVTPVNDQLIPTGEIAPVKGTPYDFLEPQEIGSKISGLPDGYDINYVLDPSSPNHLRKAAVLHDSVSGRKLELWTNKPGLQFYTSNMLDNVHGKGGFVYRKHAAVCLETQGFPDAVNHPNFPSQIVKPRETYLHVMLYRFTAA encoded by the exons ATGGCCAAGatatatttgtttttgtgttttctctTGCTTCCGTTGGTTTTTGATCGCTCTGAGGCAAATGAAAACGTTGGAATTTATGAACTGAAGAAGGGAGATTTCTCCGTGAAGCTCACTAACTATGGTGCCACTGTGCTCTCCGTTATTCTCCCCGATAAGAACG GAAAATTAGACGACATTGTTCTTGGATTCGAATCGCTTAACGAGTACGCG AACGATTCAGTCTACTTTGGAGCCATTGTTGGACGTGTTGCAAACAGAATTGGAGGAGCTCAGTTTGAATTAAATGGCGTCCAATATAAGTTGGTTGCTAATGACGGGAATAACACTCTCCATG GTGGCCTTAAGGGATTCAGTGATGTTGTGTGGACGGTAAAAAGTCACAAAGAAGATAGTCACATAACATTCACCTATGACAGCTTGGATGGTGAACAAG GATTTCCTGGTGATCTTTCTGTGTCGGTAACTTACATGATTATTGACACAAACAAACTCGCTATTAGAATGGAAGCCAAAGCTCATAACAAGGCCACTCCGGTGAACCTAGCACACCACACCTACTGGAATCTCCGCGGCCAAAACAGCGGTGACATCCTCTCGCACACGATCCAGCTTCTTGGGTCCAAGGTTACACCAGTTAATGACCAACTCATCCCCACTGGTGAAATTGCCCCTGTGAAAGGAACACCCTACGACTTCCTTGAGCCCCAAGAAATTGGTAGCAAGATTAGTGGGCTGCCGGATGGATATGACATCAACTATGTGCTTGACCCTTCGAGTCCCAATCATTTGAGGAAGGCAGCAGTGTTGCATGACAGCGTGTCAGGGCGAAAATTGGAACTATGGACCAACAAGCCAGGGCTGCAGTTCTATACAAGCAACATGTTGGACAATGTGCATGGGAAGGGCGGGTTTGTGTACAGAAAGCACGCCGCAGTGTGCTTGGAGACGCAGGGTTTCCCGGATGCTGTGAATCACCCGAATTTCCCTTCGCAGATCGTGAAACCCAGAGAGACCTACTTGCATGTGATGCTTTATAGATTTACAGCTGCTTAG
- the LOC114820996 gene encoding uncharacterized RING finger protein C57A7.09-like: MSSNGVFTSCEVWQEGSELADDSSPTKPEFLIDMYAQYSRYPPSFHEFKEQCHILTESITSWSVISNMLSQASVPHQVQPSMIQVISTRAREIASHPENMNRKTIRMVVHRTIGDYMLQFVRTKSTSIEELERVKIEGCGKQCVICLEEMQCGSEAIRVPCSHEYHESCIVKWLKMSLLCPLCRFEMSANPHDKLFVASF, from the coding sequence ATGTCAAGCAACGGAGTCTTTACCAGCTGTGAAGTATGGCAGGAAGGCAGTGAACTTGCCGATGACAGTTCCCCGACAAAACCCGAGTTCTTGATCGATATGTATGCTCAATATTCAAGGTACCCTCCAAGCTTCCACGAGTTCAAGGAGCAATGCCACATTCTAACAGAGAGCATAACATCCTGGTCTGTGATATCCAACATGCTTTCGCAGGCGTCGGTTCCCCACCAAGTTCAGCCGTCCATGATCCAGGTGATTTCTACTCGCGCTCGTGAAATCGCCAGTCATCCTGAGAACATGAACCGCAAGACTATTCGGATGGTAGTGCATCGTACAATTGGTGATTATATGTTGCAGTTTGTGCGGACAAAAAGTACATCGATTGAGGAGTTGGAGAGAGTTAAAATCGAAGGCTGCGGGAAGCAATGTGTTATATGTTTGGAAGAGATGCAGTGTGGTTCTGAAGCGATTCGCGTGCCTTGCTCGCACGAGTATCACGAGAGTTGCATAGTGAAATGGCTGAAGATGAGTCTCCTCTGTCCGCTGTGCCGGTTTGAGATGTCTGCCAATCCTCATGATAAATTATTTGTAGCTAGTTTTTAG
- the LOC103447935 gene encoding ABC transporter A family member 7-like — MADTSHGPASFWTQANALLRKNLTFQKRNIKQNIRLVSFPILLCLLLVLIQYLVNNELDKPENRCGCSCVDTNGDGKCEKVCGLEYSTLTQGPSCPVPDPPQWPPLLQVPAPDYRAVMSDVIPHKDLPNVACKRSGSCPVTVLFTGKNQSLGEVLAGSMFRSSSTLNSSDLDYLARSALGSESTPDYSNFLDPAFISGLPLYSVQSQCSQNSTFSVPINILSIKIQQEVRCVQGLHLWRDSSSEINSELYKGYEKSNSERKINEILSAYDFSNSNGNNFNVSIWYNSTFKNDMGRGAIALMRLPRSVNLASNAYLQFVQGFGTEMLFEFVKEMPKPETKLRLDFSSLLGTLFFTWVILQLFPVVLTSLVYERQQKLRIMMKMHGLGDGPYWMISYTYFLTVSSIYMLCFVIFGSGIGLKFFSLNAYSIQFIFYFIYINLQISLAFLVAAMFSDVKTATVIGYIFVFGTGLLGGFLFQFFVQDTSFPRGWIIVLELYPGFSLYRGLYEFAQYSFNGNYMGTDGMRWGDLSDSKNGMTEVLIIMVVEWFVVLLFAYYVDQAVSSGTGKGTFFCFQRFRKKKLPSLRMRSLQRQGSKVSIEMEKPDVCQEREKVEKLLLDSDTTHSVICDNLKKVYPGRDGNPEKFAVRGLSLALSRGECFGMLGPNGAGKTSFISMMIGLTKSTSGTAYVQGLDIRTQMDEIYTSMGVCPQHDLLWETLTGREHVLFYGRLKNLKGSVLTQAVEESLKSVNLFHGGVADKQAGKYSGGMKRRLSVAISLIGDPKVVYMDEPSTGLDPASRNNLWTAVKRAKQDRAIILTTHSMEEAEVLCDRLGIFVDGSLQCIGNPKELKARYGGSYVFTMTTSSNHEQEVENLVLRLSPSANRIYHLSGTQKFELPKHEVRITDVFEAVENAKSRFTVFAWGLADTTLEDVFIKVALGAQTSSELT; from the exons ATGGCGGATACATCCCATGGGCCTGCCAGCTTCTGGACTCAGGCCAATGCTCTGCTCAGAAAGAACCTAACTTtccag AAAAGAAATATCAAACAGAATATTCGGCTAGTTTCATTTCCAATTCTCCTGTGTCTATTGCTTGTTCTCATCCAATATTTGGTCAACAATGAACTGGATAAGCCCGAAAACAGGTGTGGTTGCAGTTGTGTTGATACAAATGGCGATGGCAAGTGTGAGAAAGTTTGTGGACTGGAATACTCAACTTTAACACAAGGGCCCAGTTGCCCGGTTCCTGATCCTCCACAATGGCCTCCATTGCTACAAGTGCCGGCTCCTGACTATCGCGCTGTTATGTCTGATGTTATTCCACATAAAGACTTGCCAAATGTGGCATGTAAGAGGTCAGGATCCTGTCCTGTAACTGTACTGTTCACGGGGAAAAATCAATCTCTCGGAGAAG TTTTGGCTGGGAGTATGTTCAGAAGTTCTTCTACTCTGAATTCATCTGATCTGGATTATTTAGCCCGTAGTGCTTTA GGATCAGAATCGACGCCTGACTATTCCAACTTCCTTGATCCGGCTTTCATTTCGGGTCTTCCCCTATATAGTGTTCAGAGCCAATGCTCACAAAACTCTACATTTTCTGTTCCAATTAACATATTATCCATCAAGATCCAACAAG AGGTTAGATGTGTTCAAGGTTTACATTTGTGGCGGGATAGTTCTTCTGAGATAAACAGTGAGCTGTATAAAGGTTACGAAAAGAGCAATTCAGAGAGGAAGATTAATGAAATACTTTCAG ccTATGACTTCTCTAACTCAAACGGGAACAATTTTAATGTAAGCATATGGTACAATTCAACATTTAAGAATGACATGGGAAGAGGTGCTATTGCTTTGATGCGGCTTCCACGCTCAGTGAATCTG GCATCCAATGCATACCTTCAGTTTGTACAAGGATTTGGTACTGAAATGCTGTTTGAGTTTGTGAAAGAAATGCCCAAGCCTGAAACCAAACTGAGGCtggatttttcttctcttcttggtACACTCTTCTTTACATGGGTCATTCTACAGCTGTTCCCG GTTGTTTTGACATCGCTGGTATACGAGAGGCAACAGAAACTGAGAATCATGATGAAAATGCATGGGCTTGGTGATGGGCCTTATTGGATGATTTCTTATACTTATTTTCTTACGGTATCTTCAATCTACATGCTGTGCTTTGTTATATTTGGCTCGGGTATAG GGTTAAAATTCTTCTCACTGAATGCCTACAGCATCCAATTTATATTTTACTTCATCTATATAAACCTGCAAATATCGCTGGCTTTTCTAGTAGCTGCAATGTTTTCAGACGTGAAGACTGCTACAG TTATAGGTTACATATTTGTCTTTGGAACTGGGCTTTTAGGAggctttctttttcaattttttgttcaaGATACATCATTCCCTA GAGGTTGGATCATCGTTCTGGAACTATATCCTGGCTTCTCTTTATATCGTGGGTTATATGAGTTTGCACAATATTCATTTAACGGGAATTACATGGGGACTGATGGGATGCGGTGGGGAGATTTGAGTGATAGCAAGAATGGGATGACAGAGGTATTGATTATCATGGTTGTTGAGTGGTTTGTGGTGCTTCTTTTTGCATATTACGTAGATCAAGCTGTCTCATCAGGAACTGGGAAAGGTACTTTCTTTTGCTTCCAACGCTTTAGGAAGAAGAAACTGCCATCTCTTAGGATGCGTAGTTTGCAAAGGCAGGGATCTAAAGTTTCTATTGAGATGGAGAAACCTGATGTCTGTCAAGAG AGGGAGAAGGTTGAAAAATTGCTACTGGATTCAGATACAACTCATTCAGTCATCTGCGACAACCTCAAGAAGGTTTATCCTGGAAGAGATGGAAACCCAGAAAAATTTGCAGTGAGAGGATTGTCTCTTGCGTTGTCTCGAGGGGAGTGCTTTGGTATGCTTGGCCCTAATGGTGCTGGGAAGACCTCTTTTATCAGTATG ATGATTGGTCTCACAAAGTCAACCTCTGGCACTGCATATGTTCAGGGTCTGGACATCCGGACTCAGATGGATGAAATATACACCAGCATGGGTGTTTGTCCACAGCATGA CCTGTTATGGGAAACCCTGACAGGTAGGGAGCATGTGCTATTCTATGGAAGACTTAAGAACCTCAAAGGTTCTGTATTAACGCAA GCAGTGGAAGAATCTTTGAAAAGTGTCAATCTATTTCACGGTGGGGTTGCAGACAAACAAGCTGGAAAGTATAGTGGAGGCATGAAGAGAAGGCTTAGCGTTGCAATTTCACTTATAGGGGATCCCAAA GTTGTTTACATGGATGAGCCCAGTACTGGACTTGATCCAGCTTCAAGAAACAACTTATGGACTGCTGTGAAGCGTGCAAAACAAGACCGGGCAATCATCCTAACCA CACATTCCATGGAAGAGGCGGAGGTTCTGTGTGATCGGTTAGGAATTTTTGTGGATGGTAGCTTGCAGTGCATAGGAAACCCAAAAGAG CTGAAAGCAAGATATGGAGGATCTTATGTGTTCACAATGACAACATCTTCGAATCACGAGCAAGAGGTGGAGAACTTGGTGCTGCGTCTCTCCCCAAGTGCTAACAGGATATACCATCTATCCGGAACCCAGAAGTTTGAGTTGCCAAAACACGAGGTCAGAATTACAGATGTGTTTGAAGCAGTTGAGAACGCAAAGAGCAGGTTCACAGTTTTCGCGTGGGGTCTAGCCGACACCACATTGGAGGATGTCTTCATCAAGGTTGCACTTGGGGCTCAAACCTCCAGTGAATTGACATGA